The following proteins are encoded in a genomic region of Glycine max cultivar Williams 82 chromosome 18, Glycine_max_v4.0, whole genome shotgun sequence:
- the LOC100820148 gene encoding uncharacterized protein encodes MASNQEITAPLRYWVDNERKRVVMAEASGHFVDVLFSFLTLPLGTIIRLGNTFGQPIEIGCINNLFKSVEALNPDVFWNDICKRMLLSPRNPLQFSYQRLKLKVDDTQPTKYFVCHICSKGSDFSLSTFDEVKCHCGNLMKRQLDMLVEPAGGNGVFVKGDAMFLIFDDLTVLRSSPSVSFKPPLQLGHKEFRKVEEKSLDVDTNKVFSILNQALTSKSALSVTLENGKSEPSSSFLPDIGPSRWKDSIKIKVIVSKSQNKILFVEADGDFVDFLVSFLTMPLGSIMYLVNGKLSLGSIDKLYTSVKNLDPSWFIASSTKSLLNPKVALHFGCGSNPINASEEDTGKYWYGTGIVKDNRGRIICEKNMISKKKDMLKDPKDIKLLDPRSSDGARKSDVGFMKRPCLFVVSDNLEVKAMTTSSSIPCPFMENDRLLDDLEEHLVEIRKSQALNLLMASLTSNEAAFTRSLSHLLWNWKCQRCIPFWGLLGRKKIRHRKKKEKEDKESEKDI; translated from the exons ATGGCTTCCAACCAAGAAATAACAGCCCCTTTGAGATATTGGGTGGACAATGAACGAAAGCGTGTAGTTATGGCGGAAGCAAGTGGACACTTTGTAGATGTTCTCTTTAGTTTCCTAACCCTTCCATTGGGAACTATCATCCGGCTTGGGAACACATTTGGGCAACCAATAGAGATTGGTTGCATTAACAATCTATTCAAGAGTGTGGAAGCTCTGAACCCAGATGTTTTCTGGAACGACATCTGCAAGCGAATGTTGCTTTCTCCGCGCAACCCGTTACAATTCTCTTACCAGAGACTAAAACTGAAGGTGGATGATACGCAGCCCACAAAGTATTTCGTGTGTCACATCTGTTCAAAGGGCAGTGATTTCTCGCTGAGTACTTTTGATGAGGTAAAGTGCCACTGTGGGAACTTGATGAAAAGACAACTAGATATGCTGGTAGAGCCTGCTGGTGGCAATGGTGTTTTTGTTAAAGGGGACGCCATGTTCTTGATCTTCGATGACTTGACAGTGCTCCGTAGCTCTCCCAGTGTCTCCTTCAAACCACCACTCCAACTCGGACACAAAGAATTCAGAAAGGTGGAAGAAAAATCTCTAGATGTTGACACAAATAAg gTATTTAGCATACTAAACCAAGCATTAACCTCCAAATCTGCTCTAAGTGTCACATTGGAAAACGGAAAATCTGAGCCATCGTCCTCTTTCTTACCAGATATTGGCCCAAGTCGATGGAAAGATTCCATAAAAATCAAGGTAATAGTGAGCAAATCACAGAACAAGATTCTGTTTGTTGAAGCAGATGGAGACTTTGTCGATTTTCTAGTCAGCTTCCTCACGATGCCACTTGGATCTATTATGTACCTTGTGAATGGCAAGTTATCATTGGGAAGCATTGATAAGTTGTACACAAGTGTGAAGAATCTCGATCCATCATGGTTCATAGCGTCGTCAACCAAATCCTTACTTAATCCAAAGGTTGCTCTTCATTTTGGTTGTGGGAGCAATCCAATAAATGCTTCAGAAGAAGACACTGGCAAGTATTGGTATGGCACTGGAATAGTGAAAGATAATAGGGGACGTATCATCTGTGAAAAGAATatgatttcaaagaaaaaagatatgCTAAAAGATCCAAAAGATATCAAACTTTTGGACCCAAGATCTTCAGATGGAGCAAGAAAATCCGATGTGGGATTTATGAAGAGGCCATGTCTATTTGTTGTTAGCGATAATCTGGAAGTGAAAGCGATGACAACTTCTTCAAGCATTCCATGTCCATTTATGGAGAATGACCGGTTGTTGGATGATTTGGAGGAACATTTGGTGGAAATCAGGAAGTCACAG GCACTAAACCTATTGATGGCTTCTTTGACATCCAACGAAGCTGCTTTCACAAGGAGCCTATCCCACTTATTGTGGAATTGGAAATGCCAAAGATGCATTCCATTTTGGGGTTTACTGGGAAGGAAGAAAATAAGGcacagaaagaaaaaagaaaaggaagataaAGAAAGTGAGAAagacatataa